The following coding sequences lie in one Pontibacter sp. G13 genomic window:
- a CDS encoding TRAP transporter substrate-binding protein, which yields MKRLILLGIMAGICMGCHQIRDRRSLKLAHGLDTQHPVHLAMVKFAETCDEISNGKLKVDIYPSQQLGTERETLELLQLGSIAITKVSAGVLENFAPSTQVLGLPYVFKSRAHQYAVLDGPVGDSLLMAPVEYKMRGLCFFDAGFRSFYTKERPVNRPQDLDGLKIRVMESQTAKDMVNGLGGSATPMAWGELYSGLQQGIVDGAENNPPSFHSSGHYEICKYYTLNEHTAVPDVLLMSTIIWEQLNDQEQAWVNEAIDIALAYQRIAWVEAEQEALEAVQAAGVEVIRPDKQPFMEELADMFEKFQDRPDLYPTIQAILATPDPTQIPDSTSNPSES from the coding sequence ATGAAACGCTTGATCCTTCTGGGAATCATGGCGGGGATCTGTATGGGCTGCCATCAGATTCGAGACCGCCGAAGCCTCAAACTTGCCCACGGGCTGGATACCCAGCACCCCGTCCACCTAGCAATGGTGAAGTTTGCTGAAACCTGCGATGAAATTTCCAATGGCAAACTGAAAGTGGATATCTATCCCAGCCAGCAGTTGGGTACAGAGCGAGAAACGTTGGAGCTTCTTCAGCTGGGCAGTATCGCTATCACCAAAGTTTCGGCAGGAGTATTGGAGAATTTTGCCCCTTCGACACAGGTACTCGGCCTTCCTTATGTATTCAAAAGCCGCGCTCACCAATATGCCGTGCTCGATGGCCCAGTCGGAGATTCGCTCCTGATGGCTCCCGTCGAATACAAAATGCGCGGATTGTGCTTTTTCGACGCCGGCTTTCGATCCTTTTACACCAAAGAGCGGCCAGTCAACCGCCCTCAAGATCTCGATGGGTTGAAAATCCGTGTGATGGAATCCCAAACCGCCAAGGACATGGTAAACGGGCTGGGCGGAAGCGCAACTCCTATGGCATGGGGAGAACTCTATAGCGGTCTTCAACAAGGAATCGTGGATGGAGCCGAGAACAATCCTCCGAGCTTTCATTCCTCCGGTCACTACGAAATCTGCAAGTATTATACCCTCAATGAGCATACCGCCGTACCCGACGTCCTGCTCATGAGTACCATCATCTGGGAACAACTCAATGACCAAGAACAAGCCTGGGTCAATGAGGCTATTGACATTGCCTTGGCTTACCAACGGATTGCCTGGGTCGAAGCAGAACAAGAAGCATTGGAAGCCGTGCAAGCTGCAGGCGTAGAGGTGATTCGTCCAGATAAGCAGCCCTTCATGGAGGAATTGGCCGATATGTTCGAAAAATTCCAAGATCGCCCAGACCTGTATCCCACCATTCAAGCGATTCTAGCTACGCCAGATCCCACCCAAATACCTGACTCAACCTCCAATCCCTCAGAATCATGA
- a CDS encoding TRAP transporter small permease, producing the protein MKSYIDKILESSLVILLGIMVINVVWQVIARTFNISSSWTEELARYLLIWLGMLSAAYATGKKLHLAIDLLPQSLEGASAKRLQAVITILMALFALGVMVIGGSRLVILVWELGQTSAAMKLPMGWVYGIIPISGVLIVYYCMHHLITPDPLFSPNAQTK; encoded by the coding sequence ATGAAAAGCTACATCGACAAAATCCTCGAATCGAGCCTAGTGATTCTGCTGGGAATCATGGTTATCAATGTCGTCTGGCAGGTGATAGCACGGACCTTCAACATCTCGAGTTCATGGACCGAGGAACTGGCGCGTTACCTCTTGATTTGGTTGGGGATGCTCAGCGCCGCTTACGCAACAGGCAAAAAGCTCCATTTGGCGATCGACCTACTGCCTCAAAGTCTCGAAGGAGCATCTGCCAAAAGACTACAAGCAGTCATCACGATCCTGATGGCCCTTTTTGCATTGGGAGTGATGGTCATAGGAGGAAGCCGACTAGTCATCCTCGTGTGGGAATTGGGCCAAACCAGTGCCGCCATGAAACTGCCCATGGGGTGGGTTTATGGTATCATTCCGATAAGTGGTGTACTGATCGTGTACTATTGCATGCATCACCTCATCACCCCAGATCCTTTGTTTTCCCCTAACGCTCAAACCAAATAA
- a CDS encoding TRAP transporter large permease, translating to MEWIEIATLVISFLLLLSIGVPIAYSIGISSALTLVLSMDSLTALTTIAQRMGTGLDGFSLLAIPFFILAGQLMNQGGVARRLIDFARTLVGSLPGGLAFVNIVACMLFGAISGSAVAAASAIGGVMHHRMTKEGYEPGFSAAVNISSATTGMIIPPSNILIVYALAAGGGASIAALFLAGYLPGILIGLALMVAAGIQAKRNNYPVGEKTSFRETLKAFWQAIPSLLLLVVVIGGIIMGIFTATEASAIAVVYALVLGFIYKEIKVQNLRDILLATVKTTAIVLLLVSASMAMSWVMAFENIPQQVSELLLSLSDNPFVILLIINLLLLAVGVFMDMTPAVLIFTPIFLPVVTALGMDPVHFGIVMVMNLCIGLCTPPVGSVLFVGAAVANLRISQVVRPLIPLFIVMLIALVATTYVPQLSLWLPSVFGL from the coding sequence ATGGAGTGGATTGAAATTGCTACCCTCGTCATCAGCTTTTTGCTGCTATTATCCATCGGTGTACCTATTGCCTACAGCATCGGGATTTCCTCAGCGCTGACTTTGGTTCTGAGCATGGACAGCCTCACGGCCCTCACCACCATCGCCCAGCGGATGGGTACGGGCTTGGATGGATTTTCCCTGCTGGCCATCCCATTTTTCATCCTAGCCGGACAGTTGATGAATCAGGGTGGAGTGGCCCGAAGGCTGATCGATTTTGCGAGAACACTCGTGGGAAGTCTGCCAGGAGGGCTTGCCTTTGTCAATATCGTCGCATGCATGCTGTTTGGAGCGATTTCCGGATCTGCTGTAGCGGCAGCCAGTGCCATTGGCGGAGTCATGCATCATCGGATGACCAAAGAAGGCTATGAGCCCGGATTCAGCGCGGCAGTCAATATCTCGTCCGCTACTACCGGGATGATCATTCCTCCTAGCAATATCCTGATCGTTTATGCACTAGCCGCAGGTGGTGGTGCTTCCATAGCCGCGCTTTTCCTTGCAGGCTATTTGCCGGGAATTTTGATCGGATTGGCCTTGATGGTCGCCGCAGGTATCCAAGCGAAGCGCAACAATTACCCCGTTGGTGAAAAGACATCCTTCCGCGAAACACTCAAAGCCTTCTGGCAGGCAATCCCAAGCTTGCTGTTGCTGGTCGTGGTCATTGGCGGGATCATCATGGGCATTTTCACCGCCACAGAAGCTTCTGCCATCGCAGTCGTTTATGCGCTCGTCCTCGGATTTATCTACAAGGAAATCAAAGTCCAAAACCTGAGGGATATCCTCCTCGCCACCGTAAAGACTACAGCAATCGTACTCCTCTTGGTATCCGCTTCGATGGCGATGTCGTGGGTGATGGCCTTTGAAAATATTCCGCAGCAGGTTTCCGAACTATTGCTATCCCTGAGTGACAATCCATTCGTAATTCTACTGATCATCAATTTGCTGCTTCTGGCAGTCGGCGTCTTCATGGACATGACACCTGCAGTTCTGATCTTCACGCCGATATTCCTGCCAGTGGTCACTGCCTTGGGCATGGACCCCGTGCATTTCGGGATCGTGATGGTGATGAACCTCTGTATCGGATTGTGTACTCCTCCTGTTGGATCTGTATTATTTGTTGGAGCGGCCGTAGCCAATCTCCGAATATCACAAGTCGTGCGACCCTTGATTCCGCTATTCATCGTCATGCTGATCGCCTTGGTCGCTACGACCTATGTCCCTCAGCTGAGCCTCTGGTTGCCGAGCGTCTTCGGACTCTAG
- a CDS encoding Lrp/AsnC family transcriptional regulator, which yields MIEKKSTTLDLDEVDLKILRLLQEDAKMTTKELASQLHLTTTPVHERIKKLERSGLIRKYVALLNRDRLGKKLLAYCSVSLKLHAKPLLITFEQQIQELPEVMACYHIAGGFDYLLRVNVEDMEAYHRFITHKLAILENISNVQSSFVMKEIKESHQIWI from the coding sequence ATGATAGAAAAAAAATCTACGACCTTGGATTTGGACGAGGTAGATCTGAAAATCCTCCGTCTCCTCCAAGAGGATGCCAAGATGACCACCAAAGAATTGGCGTCCCAACTCCACCTGACGACCACTCCCGTACATGAGCGTATCAAAAAATTAGAGCGGTCAGGATTGATCCGCAAGTATGTTGCGTTGCTCAATCGTGACCGCTTAGGGAAAAAGCTGTTGGCGTATTGTAGTGTATCGCTCAAGTTACATGCCAAGCCATTGCTGATAACCTTCGAACAGCAGATTCAGGAGCTTCCTGAGGTGATGGCTTGCTATCATATTGCTGGAGGATTTGACTATCTCCTACGGGTGAATGTCGAGGATATGGAAGCCTATCATCGGTTCATCACGCATAAGCTCGCTATTCTGGAAAATATCAGCAATGTCCAGAGTTCTTTCGTGATGAAAGAGATCAAGGAATCGCACCAGATCTGGATATAG
- a CDS encoding cystathionine gamma-synthase family protein: MSITKNLHDFKPESLMMSHGYKPSLSEGSIKCPIFQTSTFVFDKAEDGKAFFEVAYGLREPAEDESQGLIYSRLNNPDLEILEDRLTLWDQAEACAVFESGMSAISTVLMEFLQPGDLLLYSNPLYGGSTHFIQNFLPKYGIHVVGFRPGQTREEIEQILDETGHRDKLAMIYVETPANPTNDLIDIACCHGIAADHTSEDRKVVLAVDNTYLGPLWQHPLKLGADIVMYSATKYIGGHSDVIAGAVLGSAELITRVKTLRTFLGNMTGPMTGWLLMRSLETLKVRMERQAKNAAQVAQFLSTHPKVEKIYYLGMLTNPHQRAIFERQCESAGAMVSFDIKGGEAEAFRFLNGLKLAKLAVSLGSTESLAQHPATMTHAGMAPEEKEILRISPSLVRLSVGVEHIDDLIWDISQALEQA; this comes from the coding sequence ATGTCCATCACCAAGAATCTTCACGATTTCAAGCCAGAGAGCTTGATGATGTCCCACGGTTACAAGCCATCGCTTTCCGAGGGATCCATCAAATGTCCCATTTTCCAGACCTCCACATTTGTCTTTGACAAGGCTGAGGATGGGAAGGCATTTTTTGAAGTAGCTTATGGTCTGAGAGAGCCCGCCGAGGATGAATCCCAAGGGCTGATCTACAGTCGCCTCAACAATCCCGACCTCGAGATTCTGGAGGATCGCCTCACCTTGTGGGATCAAGCTGAAGCTTGTGCGGTGTTTGAAAGTGGAATGTCGGCCATTTCCACGGTATTGATGGAGTTTCTTCAACCAGGCGATCTGCTGCTCTACAGCAATCCCCTGTATGGTGGCTCCACGCATTTTATCCAAAACTTCCTGCCCAAATATGGCATCCACGTCGTGGGATTCCGCCCGGGCCAGACCCGTGAGGAGATTGAGCAGATACTTGACGAAACCGGACATCGCGACAAACTCGCCATGATCTACGTCGAGACTCCCGCCAATCCCACCAATGACCTCATCGATATTGCCTGCTGTCATGGGATTGCGGCCGATCACACTTCTGAAGATCGCAAAGTGGTTCTCGCCGTGGACAACACGTATCTGGGGCCACTGTGGCAACATCCCTTGAAGCTGGGCGCAGATATCGTCATGTACTCCGCCACCAAATACATCGGCGGACATAGCGATGTGATTGCTGGAGCCGTGCTCGGATCAGCGGAACTGATCACTCGGGTGAAGACGCTTCGTACTTTCCTCGGCAACATGACCGGACCGATGACGGGATGGCTTTTGATGCGAAGCCTTGAGACCCTCAAAGTACGGATGGAGCGCCAAGCCAAAAATGCTGCCCAGGTCGCGCAATTTCTCAGTACACATCCCAAGGTCGAAAAGATCTACTATCTGGGAATGCTCACCAATCCTCACCAGCGCGCCATCTTCGAACGCCAATGTGAATCCGCGGGAGCGATGGTCTCTTTTGATATCAAAGGTGGAGAGGCTGAGGCATTCAGATTCCTCAATGGTCTCAAATTGGCCAAACTTGCCGTGAGCTTGGGGAGTACCGAGTCTCTCGCCCAACACCCAGCTACGATGACGCATGCAGGAATGGCACCTGAGGAAAAGGAAATCTTGAGGATTAGCCCGAGCCTTGTACGACTCTCTGTAGGGGTTGAGCATATCGATGACCTCATTTGGGATATTTCTCAGGCACTCGAACAGGCTTGA
- a CDS encoding TM2 domain-containing protein yields MEKKSLFVAYMLWLFLGFFGIHKFYLGKTGWGLVYIFTGGLFTIGWIIDLFTLPGQVENYNLEIEVHRRNH; encoded by the coding sequence ATGGAAAAGAAATCACTCTTCGTTGCATACATGCTTTGGTTGTTCTTGGGCTTCTTCGGAATCCACAAGTTCTACCTCGGCAAAACAGGCTGGGGCCTCGTCTATATCTTCACTGGTGGGTTGTTCACCATCGGCTGGATCATCGACTTGTTTACCCTCCCCGGTCAGGTGGAAAACTACAACCTCGAGATTGAGGTACACCGCCGCAATCATTGA
- a CDS encoding DUF1501 domain-containing protein: MNRRNFLKGVMPLALAPLAFNGIPVRVMGQSALTSSFSCEEVSDRILVLIQLHGGNDGLNTLIPLEQYNTYKSLRPLIGIKDSGPRKYIELDSTMANQDQVGLHPDLMAMKSMYDDGLVHIVQDVSYPDNNGSHFKGTDILLSGKDGINMPENPVDGWFGRYLDHRYPNYPDVYPNPDMEDPPGLEFGSHIVSLGFHRQVGIPMGLTLSNNPTSFQSLLSGVGGALPDQFPASDYGAELQYLVEMERSTNVYAERLDQLFTAGTNDPSVTYPDVYHTPTQFNYKNRLAPQLKTVARLISGGSRTKIFLVRMGGFDTHAHQALAGKPSYGAHGSLLYHLSQSVKAFQDDLAAQGLADRVMTVTLSEFGRQVAENGTMGTDHGTSAPMMIFGRGVNPGVSGTNPNLNQINNNNFTSYQHDYRQVFTTVMQDWLGANNGTLDETGFYEFSGQKLNLVNSQYNDGSGNLVNYVADTTCDTTPDLPTLTTSISHPASTQVQVEIGPNPTSGMLNIQFEWSRMQPAHLALYDMQGRTVLERELRMFAGMVQTSWDIGSLHAGTYVLQIVANKGSAFSSRVICTEKIVVTE, from the coding sequence ATGAACCGGAGAAATTTCCTCAAGGGTGTCATGCCCCTCGCATTGGCTCCGCTCGCTTTCAACGGCATCCCTGTCCGAGTGATGGGACAATCCGCACTCACTAGCTCTTTTTCCTGTGAAGAGGTCAGTGACCGGATTCTGGTTTTGATCCAACTACACGGGGGCAATGACGGCCTCAATACCCTCATTCCCCTCGAACAATACAATACCTACAAGTCCTTGAGACCCCTGATCGGGATCAAGGATTCTGGCCCTCGAAAATATATCGAACTGGATTCCACCATGGCTAACCAAGACCAGGTCGGTCTTCATCCAGATCTGATGGCCATGAAATCCATGTACGATGATGGCCTCGTCCATATCGTGCAGGATGTCTCCTATCCAGACAACAATGGTTCGCATTTCAAGGGGACCGATATCCTGCTCTCAGGGAAGGACGGGATCAATATGCCCGAGAATCCTGTCGATGGATGGTTTGGACGATATCTCGATCATCGCTACCCCAACTATCCCGACGTCTATCCCAACCCCGACATGGAAGATCCTCCGGGGCTGGAATTTGGAAGCCATATCGTTTCCTTGGGGTTTCACCGTCAGGTGGGCATACCCATGGGATTGACCTTGAGCAATAATCCTACTTCCTTCCAGAGCTTGCTGTCTGGGGTAGGCGGAGCATTGCCGGATCAATTTCCTGCATCGGATTATGGAGCAGAGTTGCAGTACCTCGTGGAAATGGAGCGAAGTACCAATGTATATGCAGAGCGACTCGATCAGCTATTCACCGCGGGAACCAATGATCCCAGCGTGACCTATCCTGATGTCTATCACACTCCGACCCAGTTCAACTACAAAAACAGGCTTGCTCCTCAGCTCAAGACGGTGGCTCGTCTGATCAGTGGAGGCAGTCGCACCAAGATTTTCCTTGTGCGGATGGGCGGATTCGATACGCATGCCCATCAGGCTTTGGCCGGAAAACCCAGCTATGGCGCACATGGTAGTTTGTTGTACCACTTGTCTCAGTCGGTAAAAGCTTTCCAAGATGATCTCGCGGCGCAGGGTTTGGCGGATCGTGTGATGACCGTTACGCTTTCGGAATTCGGAAGACAGGTGGCAGAGAATGGCACCATGGGAACGGACCACGGAACCTCAGCGCCTATGATGATCTTTGGGCGTGGCGTGAATCCCGGAGTCTCGGGTACCAACCCCAATCTCAATCAAATCAACAACAACAATTTCACCTCCTACCAGCATGATTACCGGCAGGTATTCACCACTGTCATGCAGGATTGGTTGGGGGCCAATAACGGGACGCTGGATGAGACCGGATTCTATGAATTCTCCGGACAGAAACTCAACCTCGTCAATTCACAATACAATGATGGCAGCGGCAACTTGGTGAACTATGTAGCGGACACTACCTGCGACACCACGCCGGATTTGCCTACTTTGACTACCTCGATCTCCCATCCTGCTTCCACTCAGGTTCAGGTGGAAATCGGCCCCAATCCCACCTCAGGTATGCTCAACATCCAATTTGAATGGTCTAGAATGCAGCCTGCCCATTTGGCGCTGTATGATATGCAGGGCCGAACAGTATTGGAACGAGAATTGAGAATGTTTGCGGGAATGGTACAAACCTCCTGGGACATCGGTAGCCTCCATGCGGGAACCTACGTCCTGCAAATTGTGGCCAACAAGGGGAGCGCATTTAGTTCCCGGGTGATTTGTACAGAAAAAATAGTGGTAACCGAGTAG
- a CDS encoding DUF1800 family protein, with translation MASLAPRSGTLGRRLAAHLLRRATFGATRTEIDSFASMTADQAVDALSVIPVMATEPIDPATNLTWFPAGRTQANSPNEDLKYIVNSWWLHHMMTASASPTLAHKLFFFLHTSFVTSFKDIEWNENHYYTIRLLNYFVDKSYKDLAFKICLDGGMNEFLDIGESVEGNPNENFAREFLELFTIGKGPAAGTGDYTTFTEQDVNEAARLLTGFRLNNDWDDPTRLDPVTGFPQAWIDPNKHDPTDKLFSARFQNTIIAGTDTAAGMLLELQQFVDMIFNQTATAEYIMRRLYRLFVHYHISSDAETGIIQPLAQSFIANNFEVLPVLKQLLKSEHFFDADDADATDGRVGALIKSPLELQTQIIRYFDVPLPDPAVDPFEAYVTFYWSGIQDPQSLACMDILGPSEVAGYPPVYQSPEFNRLWVGSKSIPARYALPDEHLDGPEILQMDVMAFVQDTTRITEFAGADANGAPGPHPGARIAPHLVQELVDYLMPEALPQARFDYFLNEILLDSLSEINWSFEWDLYLATLDDSNVKPQIKKLIRALLQSPEFQLG, from the coding sequence ATGGCTTCTCTAGCACCTAGATCTGGCACTTTGGGCCGAAGGTTGGCGGCTCACTTGCTACGTCGCGCAACCTTTGGAGCTACCCGTACCGAGATCGATTCATTTGCCTCCATGACTGCCGATCAGGCAGTGGATGCTTTGTCGGTCATACCGGTCATGGCAACTGAGCCAATCGATCCAGCAACTAATCTCACTTGGTTCCCTGCCGGGCGTACGCAAGCCAATTCGCCCAACGAGGATCTCAAATACATCGTCAATTCTTGGTGGCTCCATCACATGATGACCGCCTCCGCCAGCCCTACCCTTGCGCATAAACTGTTCTTTTTCCTGCATACGAGCTTTGTCACCAGTTTCAAGGACATCGAGTGGAATGAAAACCACTACTACACGATCAGGCTCCTGAACTACTTTGTGGACAAAAGCTACAAAGACCTCGCCTTCAAGATCTGTCTCGACGGCGGGATGAATGAATTTCTCGACATTGGTGAAAGTGTGGAGGGAAATCCCAATGAGAATTTTGCCCGTGAGTTTCTGGAGCTTTTTACCATCGGAAAAGGTCCTGCAGCCGGTACGGGTGATTACACCACTTTCACTGAACAAGACGTCAACGAAGCGGCCCGTTTGCTCACAGGTTTCCGACTCAACAATGACTGGGATGATCCGACACGCCTAGATCCCGTGACAGGGTTTCCACAAGCATGGATTGATCCGAATAAGCATGATCCCACGGACAAACTCTTTTCCGCACGCTTTCAGAATACCATCATCGCTGGTACCGATACGGCCGCTGGTATGTTGCTGGAGTTGCAGCAATTTGTGGATATGATCTTCAATCAGACTGCCACTGCGGAGTATATCATGCGTCGCCTCTATCGGCTATTCGTGCATTACCATATTTCCTCGGATGCGGAGACGGGCATCATCCAGCCATTGGCACAGTCCTTCATCGCCAACAATTTTGAAGTGCTACCGGTCTTGAAGCAATTGCTGAAAAGCGAGCATTTCTTCGATGCGGATGATGCCGATGCGACGGATGGTAGAGTGGGCGCGTTGATCAAATCTCCACTAGAATTGCAGACGCAGATCATCCGGTATTTTGATGTGCCGCTTCCAGATCCTGCGGTTGATCCATTCGAAGCCTACGTAACCTTCTACTGGTCGGGGATTCAAGATCCTCAATCACTGGCATGCATGGATATCTTGGGGCCCTCAGAGGTGGCGGGCTATCCGCCTGTCTATCAGTCACCAGAGTTCAATCGCCTGTGGGTGGGCTCCAAATCCATTCCTGCTCGATATGCCTTGCCGGACGAGCATCTGGATGGCCCCGAGATCCTGCAGATGGATGTCATGGCTTTTGTGCAGGATACCACGCGTATCACGGAATTTGCCGGAGCAGATGCCAATGGCGCACCCGGCCCGCATCCCGGCGCTCGAATCGCCCCGCATTTGGTGCAAGAACTGGTCGATTACCTGATGCCGGAAGCATTGCCTCAAGCCCGGTTCGACTACTTCTTGAATGAGATTCTGCTAGATAGTCTCTCGGAGATCAATTGGTCCTTCGAATGGGATCTCTATCTCGCGACCCTGGATGACTCCAATGTGAAGCCCCAGATCAAAAAGCTGATCAGAGCCTTGTTGCAAAGCCCAGAATTCCAATTGGGCTAG
- a CDS encoding PKD domain-containing protein has product MRFWIISWAIGLFCWIPLSVKAQLPPNQPEQDCSRAISLCQSTYIQTNSYRGAGKDPDEINGDYSCMLIGERNSVWYTFTVRTSGMLCFSIIPFDTLDDYDWALFDLTNADCGDIRNDPNIQIRCNWEYNQGCQGITGANGNTICPGQSEDCIQVQAGETYVLNVSNFSASNAGYTLDFSASSANLYDNVPPEVKSMTSFCQGVTVEFNENIQCSTVDSLDFTFSGPGGPYTISRVTSEWCDQGYGFDREFNLFLDPPITQPGNYTITLTGYVGDVCGNAAVSVSQQIYMPQPPNAAMLAVDPQCEEANLFSFVYTGASKIAGYDWNFGDGLRSSRANPIHSFAQFGEYDLRLAIIDENGCRDTVHQNVSVLPGPGAYFDISPIVCELDSVSFTNLTTNRGGYPPTSFEWEFGDGSRLTDFEPIFSFQSPGDHLVLLETYNALGCRDTFSRVIPVLPAPDVLFIPEEDVCMGDEVTLLNSSTMPLQVQEDVIESWFWLWGDGDTTFMDLAPTHTYDTAGIWPVTLVVQSNQGCVDSLTLDQPIYRPNVPALADIPICLGQPVTLLVETDSQTIPHWYHLPDGMESFRQGPTHRIEFLVYPDTFYLEAISEIGCISERVMLDIAPTPIPQGDILALDTLTPLTQPIEFIFETDGVPVQWAWNLGDGTRDTVATLSHLYPAPGRYRVRLEVVDTTGCANQFEQWIQVQPTGLPLVPNAFSPNGDEYNPIFFIPPHELSQFTCSIFSRNGQLIYQTDDPAINWRGVSSSGKSVPEGTYVYALQGIDPLGNPVQMSGTITLFR; this is encoded by the coding sequence ATGCGCTTCTGGATCATTTCTTGGGCAATCGGCCTGTTTTGCTGGATTCCCCTATCCGTCAAAGCCCAACTTCCCCCCAATCAACCCGAACAGGATTGTAGCAGGGCCATCTCCTTGTGTCAATCCACATACATCCAAACCAACTCCTATCGAGGAGCGGGAAAGGACCCTGATGAGATCAATGGAGACTACTCCTGTATGCTGATCGGAGAGCGAAACAGCGTTTGGTACACCTTCACGGTCCGAACTTCAGGGATGCTCTGCTTTTCGATCATTCCCTTCGATACGTTGGATGATTATGACTGGGCCCTTTTCGACCTGACCAATGCGGATTGCGGAGATATCCGAAACGATCCCAACATCCAGATTCGCTGCAACTGGGAATACAACCAGGGATGTCAGGGCATTACCGGAGCCAATGGAAATACCATCTGTCCCGGTCAAAGCGAAGATTGCATCCAAGTACAGGCAGGTGAGACTTATGTGCTGAATGTGAGCAACTTCTCCGCTTCGAATGCGGGCTACACCTTGGACTTTTCGGCTTCCTCTGCCAACCTCTATGACAATGTCCCTCCGGAGGTCAAATCCATGACGAGCTTTTGTCAAGGAGTAACGGTTGAATTCAACGAAAATATCCAATGCAGCACGGTCGACAGTTTGGACTTTACGTTTTCGGGACCGGGTGGGCCTTATACCATCTCTCGAGTCACCAGCGAATGGTGTGATCAAGGCTACGGATTTGATCGCGAGTTCAATCTTTTTCTAGATCCTCCGATCACCCAGCCGGGCAATTACACGATCACCTTGACAGGGTATGTCGGCGATGTCTGCGGCAATGCAGCTGTGAGTGTTAGCCAGCAGATTTATATGCCACAGCCTCCCAATGCCGCCATGCTCGCGGTAGATCCTCAGTGCGAGGAAGCCAACCTGTTCAGCTTTGTCTACACAGGAGCATCCAAGATTGCCGGGTATGACTGGAACTTTGGAGACGGTCTCAGATCGAGTCGAGCCAATCCGATCCATTCCTTTGCGCAATTCGGTGAATACGACCTTCGATTGGCCATTATCGATGAAAATGGTTGCCGAGATACAGTCCACCAAAATGTCAGTGTGCTACCTGGACCGGGGGCCTATTTTGACATTTCCCCAATCGTCTGTGAATTGGATTCGGTATCCTTCACCAACCTCACCACCAACCGTGGGGGCTATCCTCCGACTTCCTTCGAGTGGGAATTTGGGGATGGAAGTAGGCTCACAGACTTCGAGCCAATCTTCAGCTTCCAAAGTCCGGGCGACCATTTGGTTTTGCTGGAAACCTACAATGCACTCGGTTGTAGGGATACATTTTCCAGAGTCATTCCCGTCCTTCCTGCACCGGATGTACTGTTTATTCCAGAAGAGGATGTCTGCATGGGCGATGAAGTCACGCTGCTGAATTCGAGTACGATGCCGCTTCAGGTTCAGGAAGATGTGATCGAAAGCTGGTTTTGGCTGTGGGGAGATGGAGATACGACCTTCATGGATTTGGCCCCCACGCATACCTACGATACTGCTGGCATCTGGCCCGTAACGCTAGTGGTGCAATCCAATCAGGGATGTGTGGATAGCTTGACCCTTGATCAGCCTATTTACCGACCAAATGTTCCCGCTTTGGCGGACATCCCTATTTGTTTAGGGCAGCCAGTAACGCTACTGGTAGAAACGGATTCGCAAACCATTCCCCATTGGTACCACCTTCCGGATGGGATGGAAAGTTTCCGTCAAGGTCCCACTCACCGAATCGAGTTTTTGGTTTATCCAGATACCTTCTACCTGGAAGCGATCTCAGAGATTGGCTGTATTTCCGAACGAGTGATGCTGGACATTGCTCCTACTCCCATTCCTCAAGGGGATATTCTGGCATTGGACACCTTGACACCATTGACACAGCCGATCGAATTCATCTTCGAAACCGATGGCGTTCCTGTACAATGGGCTTGGAATTTGGGAGATGGCACGCGAGATACGGTGGCAACCCTTTCGCATCTGTACCCAGCCCCGGGAAGATATCGGGTGAGGTTGGAGGTGGTGGATACCACTGGATGCGCCAACCAATTCGAGCAATGGATTCAGGTACAGCCTACAGGCTTGCCTTTGGTCCCGAATGCATTTTCTCCCAACGGAGATGAATACAATCCCATCTTTTTCATTCCCCCTCACGAATTGAGTCAGTTCACCTGCTCCATTTTCAGCCGAAATGGCCAATTGATTTATCAAACAGATGATCCCGCGATCAATTGGCGGGGGGTATCCTCAAGTGGAAAATCTGTTCCGGAAGGAACATACGTATATGCGTTGCAGGGAATTGACCCACTGGGCAATCCCGTTCAAATGAGTGGAACCATCACTTTGTTCCGCTAG